Proteins found in one Bacillus subtilis subsp. subtilis str. 168 genomic segment:
- the sspG gene encoding small acid-soluble spore protein (Evidence 1a: Function from experimental evidences in the studied strain; PubMedId: 9852018; Product type f : factor) — protein MSENRHENEENRRDAAVAKVQNSGNAKVVVSVNTDQDQAQAQSQDGED, from the coding sequence ATGAGCGAAAATCGTCATGAAAATGAAGAAAACAGACGCGATGCGGCAGTGGCAAAAGTCCAAAACAGCGGTAATGCAAAAGTCGTGGTCAGCGTGAACACAGATCAGGATCAGGCACAGGCGCAGTCACAAGACGGAGAAGACTAA
- the frlO gene encoding fructose amino acid-binding lipoprotein (Evidence 2b: Function from indirect experimental evidences (e.g. phenotypes); PubMedId: 12618455, 21347729; Product type t: transporter), producing the protein MKKMLLFLIIAAVSMLTIAGCSSQSSSADGKVTLKFFHRWPKEPEKSYFEEVVKEFEKDHPDIDIQIEAVLNDSYKDKIKVMLGTTSPPDIYFSWSDEFAFKFIRGNKALDLSSYYKNDTDWSSQLVQSQITPFTYENKQYGVPWQMDAKSFFYNKDIFQKLNLDPPKTWDELIDVSKKLKEHGYTPISFGTKATWTISHYIGTLNQRMVDEKTREKDYNAKTGEFTDEGYVKALEKLQELMPYFNKHVNSVDHEYVRQQFKSGKSAMIYAETAEIKLVEPVNLGMFPFPEISGQKGSSEALTGAPEGFMISSRTKHPKEAMEFLQFLTSKRMGEKLVKDVGKYSAVQGTATEENATAIQREAVQHIVDAKSMVPWFDMDVDVEVADAYLTGVQQMLGGDMTPQQVMKAVQKAAKQVRASAE; encoded by the coding sequence TTGAAGAAAATGTTGTTGTTCTTGATCATTGCAGCTGTCAGTATGCTCACCATCGCAGGCTGTTCGAGCCAAAGCAGTTCAGCGGACGGAAAGGTGACATTGAAATTTTTCCACAGATGGCCAAAGGAGCCGGAAAAAAGTTATTTTGAAGAGGTTGTTAAGGAATTTGAAAAAGATCACCCAGATATCGACATTCAAATTGAAGCCGTTTTAAATGACTCCTATAAAGATAAAATTAAGGTCATGCTGGGAACCACCAGCCCTCCTGACATTTACTTCTCTTGGAGCGATGAGTTTGCTTTTAAATTTATCAGAGGCAATAAAGCACTTGATCTCTCGTCCTACTACAAAAATGACACCGATTGGTCATCACAGCTCGTTCAATCGCAAATTACACCATTTACTTATGAAAACAAGCAATATGGCGTACCGTGGCAAATGGACGCTAAATCATTCTTCTATAATAAAGACATTTTCCAAAAGCTGAATCTTGATCCCCCGAAGACGTGGGATGAATTAATCGATGTGTCAAAAAAGCTGAAAGAACATGGCTACACACCGATCAGCTTTGGAACAAAGGCGACTTGGACAATCTCGCACTATATCGGCACGCTTAATCAGCGGATGGTCGATGAAAAAACACGGGAAAAGGACTATAACGCCAAAACGGGTGAATTTACTGATGAAGGCTACGTAAAAGCACTTGAAAAGCTTCAAGAGCTGATGCCTTACTTTAATAAACATGTAAACTCCGTCGACCACGAATATGTGAGACAGCAATTTAAGAGCGGAAAGTCGGCGATGATATATGCGGAAACAGCGGAAATCAAGCTGGTTGAACCGGTTAATCTCGGGATGTTCCCATTTCCTGAAATCAGCGGGCAGAAAGGATCTTCAGAAGCGTTAACGGGAGCGCCGGAAGGATTCATGATCTCCTCAAGAACAAAACATCCGAAGGAAGCGATGGAATTTTTGCAGTTCTTGACGTCGAAAAGAATGGGCGAAAAGCTCGTGAAAGATGTCGGGAAATACAGTGCAGTGCAAGGTACGGCTACTGAAGAAAATGCAACAGCCATTCAGCGTGAAGCCGTTCAGCATATTGTTGATGCCAAATCAATGGTTCCATGGTTTGATATGGATGTCGATGTTGAAGTCGCAGATGCGTACCTAACGGGCGTCCAGCAAATGCTTGGCGGCGACATGACACCGCAGCAGGTGATGAAAGCCGTTCAAAAGGCAGCAAAGCAGGTGAGGGCGTCAGCTGAATAA
- the sufU gene encoding iron-sulfur cluster assembly sulfur-transfer protein (Zn(2+)-dependent) (Evidence 1a: Function from experimental evidences in the studied strain; PubMedId: 12682299, 16877383, 20097860, 21236255, 24321018, 22720735; Product type f : factor), whose protein sequence is MSFNANLDTLYRQVIMDHYKNPRNKGVLNDSIVVDMNNPTCGDRIRLTMKLDGDIVEDAKFEGEGCSISMASASMMTQAIKGKDIETALSMSKIFSDMMQGKEYDDSIDLGDIEALQGVSKFPARIKCATLSWKALEKGVAKEEGGN, encoded by the coding sequence ATGTCTTTTAATGCAAACTTAGATACATTGTACAGACAGGTGATTATGGATCATTACAAAAACCCGCGAAATAAAGGGGTTTTAAATGACAGCATTGTCGTGGATATGAACAATCCGACATGCGGCGACCGCATCAGACTGACAATGAAGCTTGACGGAGACATCGTGGAAGATGCGAAGTTTGAAGGGGAAGGCTGTTCCATTTCAATGGCATCCGCTTCGATGATGACTCAGGCGATTAAAGGGAAAGATATTGAAACTGCCCTTTCCATGTCTAAGATTTTCTCGGATATGATGCAAGGGAAAGAGTATGATGATTCTATAGATCTCGGGGATATTGAAGCCCTTCAAGGCGTTTCAAAATTCCCTGCCCGTATCAAATGTGCAACCCTGTCATGGAAAGCACTTGAAAAAGGAGTCGCGAAAGAAGAAGGCGGCAATTAA
- the dadA gene encoding D-amino acid oxidase (Evidence 2b: Function from indirect experimental evidences (e.g. phenotypes); PubMedId: 13914427, 16245349, 22271930, 24826896; Product type e: enzyme) encodes MKSYIIVGAGILGASTAYHLAKTGARVTVIDRKEPGQATDAAAGIVCPWLSQRRNQDWYQLAKGGARYYKDLIHQLEKDGESDTGYKRVGAISIHTDASKLDKMEERAYKRREDAPEIGDITRLSASETKKLFPILADGYESVHISGAARVNGRALCRSLLSAAEKRGATVIKGNASLLFENGTVTGVQTDTKQFAADAVIVTAGAWANEILKPLGIHFQVSFQKAQIMHFEMTDADTGSWPVVMPPSDQYILSFDNGRIVAGATHENDAGLDDLRVTAGGQHEVLSKALAVAPGLADAAAVETRVGFRPFTPGFLPVVGAVPNVQGLYAANGLGASGLTMGPFLGAELAKLVLGKQTELDLSPYDPAGALA; translated from the coding sequence ATGAAATCGTACATCATCGTCGGCGCAGGGATTCTGGGCGCGTCGACGGCTTATCATCTCGCAAAAACAGGCGCTCGCGTTACTGTCATTGATCGGAAAGAGCCGGGACAAGCGACTGATGCGGCGGCGGGGATCGTCTGTCCTTGGCTCTCGCAGCGCCGTAATCAGGATTGGTACCAGCTTGCTAAGGGGGGAGCGCGGTACTATAAGGATTTAATCCATCAATTGGAAAAAGACGGTGAATCGGATACAGGATACAAACGTGTCGGTGCCATCAGCATTCATACTGACGCGTCTAAACTCGATAAAATGGAGGAAAGGGCGTATAAGAGACGGGAGGATGCGCCGGAAATCGGCGACATTACCCGCTTGTCTGCAAGTGAAACGAAAAAGCTGTTTCCGATTTTAGCTGACGGCTATGAATCGGTTCATATCAGCGGTGCCGCCCGTGTGAACGGAAGAGCGCTGTGCCGGTCGCTTTTAAGCGCTGCAGAGAAACGCGGCGCAACGGTCATCAAAGGAAATGCGTCCTTGCTTTTTGAAAACGGAACAGTCACCGGCGTGCAAACAGATACAAAGCAGTTTGCGGCTGACGCGGTCATTGTGACGGCGGGAGCATGGGCCAATGAGATATTGAAGCCTCTTGGCATTCATTTTCAAGTGTCATTTCAAAAAGCGCAGATTATGCATTTTGAAATGACAGATGCAGATACAGGATCGTGGCCGGTTGTAATGCCGCCGAGTGATCAGTACATTCTGTCGTTTGATAACGGCAGAATTGTAGCCGGCGCCACACACGAAAACGATGCCGGTCTTGATGATCTTCGTGTGACAGCCGGAGGCCAGCACGAAGTATTGAGCAAAGCGTTAGCCGTTGCACCGGGTCTTGCTGATGCGGCTGCTGTTGAAACAAGAGTGGGCTTCAGGCCGTTTACACCGGGATTTCTGCCGGTCGTAGGGGCCGTGCCGAATGTTCAAGGCCTGTACGCTGCAAACGGTTTGGGTGCTTCTGGACTGACGATGGGGCCGTTTTTGGGTGCAGAGCTCGCAAAGCTAGTTCTCGGAAAGCAGACAGAATTAGACCTTAGTCCTTATGATCCAGCCGGAGCACTTGCATAA
- the yurS gene encoding hypothetical protein (Evidence 4: Unknown function but conserved in other organisms; PubMedId: 9852018) — protein sequence MNENIIPLNRHTQEIPTTESVIKNSGNSEVHIDIHIDTMPIAFAILCSALAAKQMTKEEFDMAYTQLREMNRENNSRSSVKQIINQETEEE from the coding sequence ATGAACGAAAACATCATTCCTCTTAACAGACATACTCAAGAGATACCCACTACTGAATCTGTTATCAAAAACAGCGGCAACTCAGAGGTCCATATCGACATTCACATTGATACAATGCCAATTGCTTTTGCTATATTATGCTCTGCATTAGCCGCAAAGCAGATGACAAAAGAGGAATTCGATATGGCTTATACTCAATTGCGAGAGATGAACAGAGAAAATAACAGCAGATCATCTGTAAAGCAAATTATCAATCAAGAGACAGAAGAAGAGTAA
- the glxB gene encoding methylglyoxalase; lactoylbacillithiol lyase (Evidence 1a: Function from experimental evidences in the studied strain; PubMedId: 10882093, 24330391; Product type e: enzyme), which translates to MKIVVTSIFVQDQDMALEFYTEKLGFIKKEDVPMGKFRWITLVSPDDQDGTELLLEPNEHPAAKEYQKKIFSEGLPATMFGVADIQKEYNRLKEKGVTFTTEPTKMGEVTIAVFDDTCGNLIQIVQK; encoded by the coding sequence ATGAAAATCGTTGTTACCAGTATATTTGTACAAGATCAAGACATGGCACTGGAGTTTTATACAGAAAAACTTGGGTTTATAAAAAAGGAAGACGTTCCCATGGGGAAATTCAGGTGGATAACGCTTGTTTCTCCAGATGATCAAGACGGAACCGAGCTTTTACTCGAACCGAATGAACATCCTGCCGCCAAGGAGTATCAAAAGAAGATATTCTCCGAAGGCCTCCCGGCCACAATGTTTGGCGTTGCAGATATTCAAAAAGAGTACAACCGATTAAAGGAAAAAGGCGTGACGTTTACGACGGAACCGACAAAAATGGGCGAAGTCACAATAGCTGTCTTCGACGATACATGCGGTAACCTTATTCAAATTGTACAGAAGTAA
- the sufB gene encoding FeS cluster formation scaffold protein (Evidence 1a: Function from experimental evidences in the studied strain; PubMedId: 12682299, 16109955, 16431905, 16621837, 20097860; Product type f: factor) translates to MAKKMPDIGEYKYGFHDKDVSIFRSERGLTKEIVEEISRMKEEPQWMLDFRLKSLEHFYNMPMPQWGGDLNSLNFDEITYYVKPSERSERSWDEVPEEIKQTFDKLGIPEAEQKYLAGVSAQYESEVVYHNMKEDLEAQGIVFKDTDSALKENEDIFREHWAKVIPPTDNKFAALNSAVWSGGSFIYVPKGVKVETPLQAYFRINSENMGQFERTLIIVDEEASVHYVEGCTAPVYTTNSLHSAVVEIIVKKGGYCRYTTIQNWANNVYNLVTKRTVCEENATMEWIDGNIGSKLTMKYPACILKGEGARGMTLSIALAGKGQHQDAGAKMIHLAPNTSSTIVSKSISKQGGKVTYRGIVHFGRKAEGARSNIECDTLIMDNKSTSDTIPYNEILNDNISLEHEAKVSKVSEEQLFYLMSRGISEEEATEMIVMGFIEPFTKELPMEYAVEMNRLIKFEMEGSIG, encoded by the coding sequence ATGGCTAAAAAAATGCCTGATATTGGTGAATACAAGTATGGTTTTCACGACAAGGACGTTTCCATTTTCCGTTCAGAGCGCGGATTGACAAAAGAAATCGTAGAAGAAATTTCTCGCATGAAAGAAGAGCCTCAATGGATGCTTGACTTCCGCTTGAAATCACTTGAGCATTTCTACAATATGCCGATGCCTCAATGGGGCGGAGATTTAAACTCACTGAACTTTGACGAAATTACGTACTACGTAAAACCGTCTGAGCGTTCAGAGCGTTCTTGGGATGAAGTTCCTGAAGAAATTAAACAAACATTCGACAAGCTCGGTATTCCTGAAGCTGAACAAAAATACCTTGCGGGTGTTTCTGCTCAGTACGAATCTGAGGTTGTATACCACAACATGAAAGAAGATCTTGAAGCACAAGGCATCGTCTTTAAAGACACTGACAGCGCGCTGAAAGAGAATGAAGATATTTTCCGTGAGCACTGGGCAAAAGTAATCCCGCCGACTGATAACAAGTTTGCGGCGCTTAACTCAGCTGTTTGGTCCGGCGGTTCTTTCATCTACGTGCCTAAAGGCGTGAAGGTTGAAACACCGCTACAAGCTTACTTCCGTATCAACTCTGAGAACATGGGTCAGTTCGAACGTACACTGATCATTGTTGACGAAGAAGCAAGCGTTCATTATGTTGAAGGCTGTACTGCGCCTGTTTACACAACAAACTCACTTCACAGTGCGGTCGTTGAGATCATCGTGAAAAAAGGCGGCTACTGCCGTTATACAACGATCCAAAACTGGGCGAACAACGTTTACAACCTTGTAACAAAGCGTACAGTCTGTGAAGAAAACGCAACAATGGAATGGATCGACGGCAACATCGGTTCTAAGCTGACAATGAAATATCCGGCTTGTATCCTAAAAGGCGAAGGCGCGCGCGGTATGACGCTTTCTATCGCTCTTGCGGGTAAAGGCCAGCATCAGGATGCAGGTGCGAAAATGATTCACCTTGCACCAAACACATCATCTACAATCGTATCAAAATCGATTTCAAAACAGGGCGGAAAAGTAACGTACCGCGGAATCGTCCACTTCGGACGCAAAGCGGAAGGCGCCCGCTCTAACATCGAGTGTGATACGCTCATTATGGATAACAAATCAACTTCTGACACAATTCCTTACAATGAAATCTTAAATGATAACATTTCATTGGAGCACGAAGCGAAAGTGTCTAAAGTATCTGAAGAGCAGCTCTTCTACTTGATGAGCCGCGGTATTTCTGAAGAAGAAGCAACTGAAATGATCGTAATGGGCTTTATCGAGCCATTCACAAAAGAGCTTCCGATGGAATACGCAGTTGAAATGAACCGTTTGATTAAGTTCGAAATGGAAGGTTCTATCGGTTAA
- the sufD gene encoding Fe-S cluster assembly protein SufD (Evidence 2a: Function from experimental evidences in other organisms; PubMedId: 12682299, 16109955, 16431905, 16621837, 19187533, 20097860, 28839209; Product type f: factor): MTLGTKLSVDQEYLKSFSEKHQEPAWLKNLRLQALEQAEDLPMPKPDKTKITNWNFTNFAKHTVDNEPLSSLEDLTDEVKALIDIENEDKTLYVQRDQTPAHLSLSQELKDKGVIFTDILTAAREHSDLVEKYFMKDGVKVDEHKLTALHAALVNGGAFLYVPKNVQVETPVQAVYVHESNDTALFNHVLIVAEDHSSVTYVENYISTVNPKDAVFNIISEVITGDNASVTYGAVDNLSSGVTTYVNRRGAARGRDSKIEWALGLMNDGDTISENTTNLYGDGTYGDTKTVVVGRGEQTENFTTQIIHFGKASEGYILKHGVMKDSASSIFNGIGKIEHGASKANAEQESRVLMLSEKARGDANPILLIDEDDVTAGHAASVGRVDPIQLYYLMSRGIPKEEAERLVIYGFLAPVVNELPIEGVKKQLVSVIERKVK, translated from the coding sequence ATGACACTAGGTACAAAACTATCCGTAGATCAGGAGTATCTCAAAAGCTTTTCCGAAAAGCACCAAGAACCTGCCTGGCTGAAGAACCTGCGCTTACAGGCTCTTGAACAAGCTGAGGATCTGCCGATGCCGAAACCTGACAAAACAAAAATCACAAACTGGAACTTCACGAATTTCGCGAAGCATACAGTGGATAACGAACCGCTTTCTTCATTAGAAGATTTGACTGATGAAGTAAAAGCGCTGATCGACATTGAAAACGAAGATAAAACATTATACGTACAGCGTGACCAGACGCCGGCACATCTTTCTCTTTCTCAAGAATTGAAAGACAAAGGCGTCATCTTCACTGATATTCTGACTGCTGCACGCGAGCACAGCGACTTGGTGGAGAAATACTTTATGAAGGACGGCGTGAAGGTTGACGAACATAAGTTAACTGCACTTCACGCGGCTCTTGTTAACGGAGGAGCATTCCTTTATGTTCCGAAAAATGTTCAGGTGGAGACGCCGGTTCAGGCTGTTTATGTCCACGAAAGCAATGATACAGCTCTATTCAACCACGTGCTGATTGTGGCTGAAGACCACAGCTCTGTAACATATGTAGAAAACTACATCAGCACTGTAAACCCGAAAGACGCTGTCTTCAATATTATCAGTGAGGTCATCACAGGTGATAATGCCAGCGTGACATACGGTGCGGTGGATAATCTGTCAAGCGGTGTGACAACTTATGTGAACCGCCGCGGTGCTGCGCGCGGACGCGACAGCAAAATCGAGTGGGCTCTCGGCCTGATGAACGATGGCGACACGATTTCCGAAAACACAACAAACCTTTACGGTGACGGCACATACGGCGATACGAAAACGGTTGTTGTCGGAAGAGGAGAGCAAACAGAAAACTTCACAACACAAATCATCCATTTCGGTAAAGCTTCTGAAGGCTATATCTTGAAGCACGGTGTGATGAAGGATTCCGCTTCTTCTATCTTTAACGGAATCGGCAAAATCGAACATGGCGCTTCTAAAGCGAATGCGGAGCAAGAATCACGCGTGCTGATGCTTAGCGAAAAAGCACGCGGAGACGCAAACCCTATTCTTTTAATTGACGAAGACGATGTAACTGCAGGACATGCGGCATCTGTCGGCCGTGTGGACCCTATTCAGCTTTACTACCTGATGAGCCGCGGAATTCCGAAAGAAGAAGCAGAACGCTTAGTCATTTACGGATTCCTTGCACCGGTAGTAAATGAACTTCCGATTGAAGGCGTTAAGAAACAATTAGTTTCTGTTATCGAAAGGAAAGTGAAGTAA
- the yurQ gene encoding putative excinuclease (Evidence 3: Putative function from multiple computational evidences; Product type e: enzyme) — MIKIDIPAPNVTITERQQSANDNEPKIKPIHGFIDFHQIPRDKGGIFMFYNIHDELLFVGKARKLRQRIKKHFEDTVSPIKHHRDEVYKIEVCVVDDPMEREIYETYIINTQHSKYNIDKVFFK, encoded by the coding sequence TTGATAAAAATTGATATACCCGCACCGAATGTCACCATCACTGAACGACAGCAGTCAGCTAATGATAACGAGCCGAAGATAAAACCGATTCACGGATTCATCGACTTTCACCAGATCCCAAGGGACAAAGGCGGCATTTTTATGTTTTACAACATTCATGACGAGCTGCTGTTTGTCGGTAAAGCCAGAAAGTTAAGACAGAGAATTAAGAAGCATTTCGAAGACACTGTTTCACCGATCAAACATCACAGAGATGAAGTTTATAAAATTGAGGTATGTGTAGTTGATGATCCAATGGAAAGAGAGATTTACGAAACATATATCATCAATACACAGCACTCGAAGTACAATATAGACAAGGTATTTTTTAAATAA
- the frlB gene encoding fructosamine-6-P deglycase (Evidence 1b: Function from experimental evidences in the studied species; PubMedId: 12618455, 15556630, 16153181, 18083814, 21347729, 21398478, 22720735; Product type e: enzyme) produces MSQATAKVNREVQAFLQDLKGKTIDHVFFVACGGSSAIMYPSKYVFDRESKSINSDLYSANEFIQRNPVQLGEKSLVILCSHSGNTPETVKAAAFARGKGALTIAMTFKPESPLAQEAQYVAQYDWGDEALAINTNYGVLYQIVFGTLQVLENNTKFEQAIEGLDQLQAVYEKALKQEADNAKQFAKAHEKESIIYTMASGANYGVAYSYSICILMEMQWIHSHAIHAGEYFHGPFEIIDESVPFIILLGLDETRPLEERALTFSKKYGKKLTVLDAASYDFTAIDDSVKGYLAPLVLNRVLRSYADELAEERNHPLSHRRYMWKVEY; encoded by the coding sequence TTGAGTCAGGCCACAGCAAAAGTAAATCGTGAGGTTCAAGCTTTCTTGCAGGATTTGAAAGGGAAAACCATTGATCATGTATTCTTTGTCGCATGCGGAGGGTCTTCTGCCATTATGTATCCGAGTAAGTATGTGTTTGACAGAGAGTCAAAATCAATAAACTCCGATCTCTACAGCGCCAACGAATTTATTCAGCGCAACCCTGTTCAGCTTGGTGAAAAGTCTCTTGTTATTTTGTGCTCGCATTCGGGAAATACCCCGGAGACAGTCAAAGCTGCTGCGTTTGCAAGGGGCAAGGGCGCACTTACGATTGCGATGACGTTTAAACCGGAGTCTCCTTTAGCGCAGGAAGCGCAATATGTTGCCCAGTACGATTGGGGTGATGAGGCGCTTGCGATCAATACAAACTATGGCGTTTTGTATCAAATCGTTTTTGGAACCCTGCAAGTATTAGAAAACAATACGAAATTTGAGCAAGCAATTGAAGGCTTAGATCAATTGCAGGCTGTATATGAAAAAGCCCTTAAGCAGGAAGCTGACAACGCCAAGCAATTTGCAAAAGCCCATGAAAAAGAAAGCATTATTTATACCATGGCAAGCGGTGCAAACTACGGTGTCGCTTACTCCTACAGCATCTGCATTCTCATGGAAATGCAATGGATTCATTCCCACGCCATTCATGCCGGAGAATATTTTCACGGACCGTTTGAAATTATTGATGAATCCGTGCCGTTTATCATCCTGCTCGGTTTAGATGAAACAAGACCTCTTGAAGAGCGGGCGCTTACCTTCTCGAAAAAGTATGGCAAAAAGCTCACTGTGCTTGATGCTGCATCTTACGACTTCACTGCAATTGACGATTCAGTTAAAGGCTATCTTGCTCCGCTCGTTCTCAATCGTGTGCTGAGAAGCTATGCAGACGAGCTGGCAGAGGAGAGAAATCATCCTTTATCTCATAGAAGATACATGTGGAAAGTTGAGTATTGA
- the yuzN gene encoding putative transcriptional regulator (Evidence 3: Putative function from multiple computational evidences; Product type r: regulator) — MNGNKDAIFKALGDSTRRLILDELSERNELTLYELTIRLITKYDLSITRQAIAKHLSVLEDAGLVTSKRKGKYRVLIFNNEPLKNLLKGWIE, encoded by the coding sequence ATGAATGGGAACAAAGACGCTATATTCAAAGCACTCGGCGATTCGACTCGGCGGCTTATATTAGACGAATTATCTGAACGCAACGAGCTGACGTTGTATGAACTTACGATACGTCTTATTACAAAGTACGACCTTTCTATTACGCGACAGGCGATAGCTAAACACCTTTCTGTACTGGAGGATGCAGGACTCGTAACATCAAAACGAAAGGGAAAATATCGAGTACTTATATTCAACAACGAACCGCTTAAAAATTTGCTGAAAGGATGGATAGAATAA
- the sufS gene encoding cysteine desulfurase (Evidence 1a: Function from experimental evidences in the studied strain; PubMedId: 12682299, 12876288, 14644425, 15901727, 20822158, 21236255, 27382962; Product type e: enzyme), with protein sequence MNITDIREQFPILHQQVNGHDLVYLDSAATSQKPRAVIETLDKYYNQYNSNVHRGVHTLGTRATDGYEGAREKVRKFINAKSMAEIIFTKGTTTSLNMVALSYARANLKPGDEVVITYMEHHANIIPWQQAVKATGATLKYIPLQEDGTISLEDVRETVTSNTKIVAVSHVSNVLGTVNPIKEMAKIAHDNGAVIVVDGAQSTPHMKIDVQDLDCDFFALSSHKMCGPTGVGVLYGKKALLENMEPAEFGGEMIDFVGLYESTWKELPWKFEAGTPIIAGAIGLGAAIDFLEEIGLDEISRHEHKLAAYALERFRQLDGVTVYGPEERAGLVTFNLDDVHPHDVATVLDAEGIAVRAGHHCAQPLMKWLDVTATARASFYLYNTEEEIDKLVEALQKTKEYFTNVF encoded by the coding sequence ATGAATATCACAGATATTCGTGAACAGTTCCCGATCCTTCATCAGCAAGTGAACGGACATGATCTCGTTTATCTCGACAGCGCGGCGACTTCCCAGAAGCCGCGTGCTGTCATTGAAACACTGGATAAGTATTATAACCAATACAATTCCAATGTTCACCGGGGCGTCCATACACTTGGAACCAGAGCGACAGATGGTTATGAAGGAGCGCGTGAAAAAGTCCGCAAGTTTATTAACGCGAAGTCAATGGCTGAGATTATTTTCACAAAAGGCACGACCACATCACTGAATATGGTGGCGTTAAGCTATGCGCGCGCCAACCTGAAACCTGGTGATGAAGTGGTCATCACCTACATGGAGCATCATGCGAATATCATTCCGTGGCAGCAGGCTGTAAAAGCAACTGGCGCCACATTAAAATATATTCCGTTGCAGGAAGACGGAACGATTTCTTTAGAAGACGTCAGAGAAACGGTCACAAGCAACACAAAAATTGTTGCGGTGTCTCATGTATCTAATGTTCTCGGCACGGTCAACCCGATTAAAGAAATGGCGAAAATCGCTCATGACAATGGGGCTGTCATTGTGGTGGACGGTGCACAAAGCACGCCTCACATGAAAATTGACGTGCAGGATCTCGATTGCGACTTCTTTGCGCTTTCTTCCCATAAAATGTGCGGACCTACCGGTGTTGGTGTGCTGTACGGAAAGAAAGCCCTGCTGGAAAACATGGAGCCTGCCGAATTCGGCGGTGAAATGATCGACTTTGTCGGGCTTTATGAATCAACTTGGAAAGAGCTTCCGTGGAAATTCGAAGCGGGTACGCCGATTATTGCAGGAGCAATCGGCCTCGGTGCCGCCATTGATTTTCTCGAAGAAATCGGTCTTGATGAGATTTCCCGCCATGAGCACAAGCTTGCAGCTTATGCGCTTGAACGCTTCCGCCAGCTTGACGGCGTAACGGTTTACGGGCCGGAAGAGCGTGCCGGGCTTGTCACATTTAACCTTGATGATGTTCATCCGCACGATGTGGCGACTGTGCTTGATGCGGAGGGAATCGCAGTCAGAGCCGGCCACCATTGTGCGCAGCCGCTGATGAAATGGCTGGATGTAACTGCTACTGCAAGAGCAAGCTTTTATCTGTATAATACAGAGGAAGAGATTGATAAGCTTGTGGAAGCTCTTCAAAAGACAAAGGAGTATTTTACAAATGTCTTTTAA